In Pedobacter heparinus DSM 2366, the following are encoded in one genomic region:
- a CDS encoding C40 family peptidase has product MIKKFLFSSLIGLCSLTAVKAQTKTKETNKLADPDNLASQYFSQVMGVAVDATSNVKLYKFIYEWIGTPYRFGGNTQKGIDCSAFTKAIYDKVFNTTILRNSRDIFSMVDPLPKDELKEGDLVFFKIKSRSITHIGIYLGDNRFAHASSSRGVVISNLNEPYYSRYFYKGGRILDEVKEDLIQE; this is encoded by the coding sequence ATGATAAAAAAGTTTCTGTTTTCTTCCCTCATTGGTTTGTGCAGTTTAACGGCTGTTAAAGCACAAACAAAAACAAAAGAGACCAATAAATTAGCAGATCCTGACAATTTAGCTTCCCAGTATTTTTCACAGGTTATGGGTGTTGCTGTAGACGCAACTTCTAATGTAAAACTGTATAAATTCATTTACGAATGGATTGGCACACCTTACAGATTTGGTGGAAATACACAGAAAGGAATAGACTGTTCGGCATTTACCAAAGCGATCTACGACAAAGTTTTCAACACTACCATATTGCGCAATTCAAGGGATATCTTTAGCATGGTTGATCCATTGCCGAAAGACGAACTGAAAGAGGGCGACCTGGTATTTTTTAAAATAAAAAGCAGGAGCATTACCCATATAGGGATCTACCTTGGCGACAATCGTTTTGCCCATGCCTCATCCAGCAGAGGGGTGGTCATCAGCAATTTGAATGAACCTTATTACTCAAGATATTTTTATAAAGGCGGCAGGATACTGGATGAAGTTAAAGAAGACCTGATCCAGGAATAA
- a CDS encoding low molecular weight protein-tyrosine-phosphatase, with translation MKLLMVCLGNICRSPLAEGIMRHLADEQQLGWEISSAGTGDWHVNQPADRRSIAVAKKFGYDISAQRARHFNAKMFDEFDHILVMDRQNLRDVLQLASNDRQRKKVRLFLTDDLEVTDPYYDDNLFEPVFLGIEERCKQLIKEIK, from the coding sequence ATGAAGTTATTGATGGTTTGCCTGGGTAACATCTGCCGTTCGCCGCTGGCAGAGGGCATCATGAGACATTTGGCGGATGAACAGCAACTGGGCTGGGAAATCTCTTCGGCAGGGACCGGCGACTGGCATGTCAACCAGCCGGCCGACAGGAGAAGTATTGCAGTGGCTAAAAAGTTTGGATATGATATTTCAGCGCAAAGGGCCAGGCATTTCAATGCGAAGATGTTTGATGAATTTGACCATATCCTGGTTATGGATCGTCAAAATTTAAGAGATGTGCTGCAACTTGCTTCAAACGACCGGCAGCGTAAGAAGGTGAGATTGTTTTTAACAGATGACCTTGAGGTTACAGATCCGTATTATGACGATAACTTGTTTGAGCCGGTGTTTTTAGGTATAGAAGAACGGTGTAAACAACTCATAAAAGAGATAAAGTAA
- a CDS encoding tetratricopeptide repeat protein has translation MNKTCLMLICLFFSVQAMSQSNTFLSQQPPSGAVNIVVSNLEENDGDDYFAEAEKNERRGDLNDAITLFGKAAFEYNSSKKFTQYGSALLRLANVHFLLAHYSEAEQVTLNVALKNYSKIGSKTGQMESYGQLGRIYFAANKLTQSLWFYTQQGILAQQIGNNNAYIDSILGLAQVKTKKKEYTLAARDLNRAELLARSSSLTRFKTQIREARAQIPAKAMAKK, from the coding sequence ATGAACAAAACTTGTTTAATGTTGATCTGCCTGTTTTTTTCGGTTCAGGCAATGTCTCAGAGCAATACTTTTTTGTCGCAACAGCCTCCTAGCGGTGCAGTGAACATCGTTGTTTCCAATCTGGAAGAAAATGATGGCGATGATTATTTTGCAGAGGCAGAGAAGAATGAGCGGCGGGGAGATTTAAATGATGCCATTACCTTGTTCGGTAAAGCCGCATTTGAGTACAACAGTTCTAAAAAGTTTACACAATATGGCTCTGCCCTGCTGAGACTGGCCAATGTTCATTTTTTACTGGCACATTATTCGGAAGCAGAGCAGGTTACCTTAAATGTAGCGCTTAAAAACTATTCAAAGATTGGCAGTAAAACCGGGCAGATGGAATCGTATGGCCAGCTGGGGAGAATATATTTTGCTGCCAATAAGCTTACGCAATCTTTATGGTTTTATACCCAGCAGGGTATTCTTGCACAGCAAATCGGAAATAATAATGCTTATATAGATTCCATATTGGGTTTGGCACAGGTTAAAACAAAGAAAAAAGAATATACACTTGCAGCAAGAGACCTGAACAGGGCTGAACTTTTGGCCAGGTCTTCAAGTCTGACCAGGTTCAAGACCCAGATCCGAGAAGCAAGGGCCCAGATTCCGGCTAAAGCAATGGCAAAGAAATAG
- a CDS encoding S1/P1 nuclease gives MKNYTVTKVGKALLILALVVYLPLNAAAWGMLGHRIVGQIAEGYLSNKAKKGIKDVLGNESLAMASNWGDFIKSDPAYDYLYNWHFVNLPAGLDKQGVFDQLDKETSPNVYNKIPEMAAVLKNRQSTAEEKRLAMRLLIHLVGDLNQPMHTARKEDLGGNKVFVTWFGEKSNLHRVWDEGLIEYQQLSYTEYANAINYPSNDQLNSWRNNSLKDFVYGSYQACNRIYADIKPEERLSYKYNFEFVGLLNEQLLKGGICLANMLNDIYK, from the coding sequence ATGAAAAATTATACAGTTACTAAGGTGGGTAAGGCCCTGCTGATCCTTGCCCTTGTTGTATATCTGCCGTTAAATGCTGCTGCCTGGGGCATGCTGGGACATCGCATTGTAGGTCAGATTGCAGAAGGCTATTTGAGCAATAAGGCAAAAAAAGGTATAAAAGATGTGCTGGGAAATGAGAGTTTGGCAATGGCCAGTAACTGGGGCGATTTTATAAAATCGGACCCTGCTTATGATTATCTATACAACTGGCATTTTGTAAACCTGCCGGCAGGTTTGGATAAGCAGGGCGTTTTTGACCAGCTGGATAAAGAAACATCACCCAATGTATACAATAAGATCCCGGAAATGGCCGCTGTGTTAAAGAACAGACAAAGCACTGCAGAGGAGAAAAGGCTGGCCATGCGGTTACTGATCCATTTGGTGGGCGACTTAAACCAGCCGATGCATACGGCAAGAAAGGAAGACCTCGGGGGCAATAAAGTTTTTGTGACCTGGTTTGGTGAAAAATCTAACCTGCACAGGGTTTGGGATGAAGGACTGATTGAGTACCAGCAACTGAGCTACACAGAATACGCAAATGCAATTAATTATCCTTCCAACGATCAGCTGAACAGCTGGAGAAACAATTCCTTGAAAGATTTCGTTTATGGATCCTATCAGGCATGTAACCGGATCTATGCCGATATCAAGCCGGAGGAAAGGCTGAGTTATAAGTATAATTTTGAATTTGTAGGGTTGCTGAACGAACAGCTTTTAAAGGGTGGAATCTGTCTGGCCAATATGCTAAACGATATTTATAAATAG
- a CDS encoding serine hydrolase domain-containing protein → MKSRLLTLALSLTILFFSSCSSPEEKAKKADADKKVRVAEDDKADSLLLVYNPAKGDKWIADFVQNLHKKYGFNGNMLVAKDGKILYEKAIGWADYLHRDSLKINSEFELASITKTFTGVAVMQLVEAGKLKLTDDVKKFYPNFPYDGITIELLLSHRSGMMNYVYFIDDIWRKEKRNMKKGVSNQEVMEIIADKKPNPYTKPNNRFHYNNSNFMVLGAIIEKVTGQRFSQYMMEHVFKPAGLKHTHVYSTTEYEKIPVDVVGHDRTWRYSVAQNFLDGPVGDKGIYSTLHDLVLYDKYLKNGRLLTQKSIDSAYKGRNKAVNGHFNYGYGWRMFDGENGRKVVYHTGWWHGFRHIYVRDVQKNIVVIFLGNLTNGSLMHLDELYKYLKMPIIRKGAYSGSGSLPGSDED, encoded by the coding sequence ATGAAGTCTCGTCTGTTAACTCTAGCCCTTTCCCTAACCATTTTATTCTTCTCATCTTGTTCATCGCCCGAAGAAAAAGCGAAAAAAGCAGATGCTGATAAAAAAGTAAGAGTTGCAGAAGATGATAAGGCCGATAGTCTTTTACTGGTATATAATCCGGCCAAAGGCGATAAATGGATTGCCGACTTTGTACAGAACCTGCATAAAAAATATGGTTTCAACGGAAATATGCTGGTTGCAAAGGATGGAAAGATCCTCTACGAAAAAGCAATCGGCTGGGCAGATTACCTGCACCGCGACAGCCTGAAAATAAACTCCGAATTTGAACTGGCATCCATTACCAAAACCTTCACCGGCGTGGCCGTTATGCAATTGGTTGAAGCCGGAAAATTGAAGCTAACAGACGACGTAAAAAAATTCTATCCCAACTTTCCTTATGATGGCATCACCATAGAACTGCTGTTGTCGCACCGCAGCGGAATGATGAATTATGTTTATTTTATTGATGACATCTGGCGCAAGGAAAAACGCAACATGAAAAAAGGGGTATCCAACCAGGAAGTCATGGAAATTATTGCCGATAAAAAGCCAAACCCCTATACCAAACCCAACAACCGTTTCCACTACAACAACTCCAACTTTATGGTGCTGGGCGCTATTATAGAAAAGGTAACCGGCCAACGCTTTTCCCAATACATGATGGAGCATGTGTTTAAACCTGCAGGGCTTAAACACACGCATGTTTATTCAACAACAGAATATGAGAAAATTCCGGTGGATGTTGTGGGCCACGACCGTACCTGGCGCTATTCTGTAGCCCAAAACTTTTTAGACGGGCCGGTGGGCGATAAGGGCATTTACAGTACTTTACACGATCTGGTCTTATATGATAAGTATTTAAAAAACGGCCGCTTACTTACTCAGAAAAGCATTGATTCTGCCTATAAAGGGCGCAACAAGGCTGTAAACGGACATTTCAATTATGGCTATGGCTGGAGGATGTTTGATGGCGAAAACGGCAGAAAGGTAGTATACCATACCGGCTGGTGGCATGGTTTCAGGCACATTTATGTGCGGGATGTGCAAAAGAACATTGTGGTTATCTTTTTAGGCAATTTAACCAATGGCAGCCTGATGCATCTTGATGAACTGTACAAATATCTTAAAATGCCAATTATTCGCAAGGGAGCTTATTCAGGATCCGGGTCTTTACCTGGCAGTGATGAAGATTGA
- a CDS encoding CapA family protein: MKFQVIPLLLLTATIALLSLSCASNTTSAPLHQVAIDTPLIPKKDTISIVAVGDIMIGSAYPDKSGLPPDDAKTSFKAVDSLLQGDIIFGNLEGCLLDNGKSTKCKDPNSNSCFAFRMPERYAGIIKNAGFNLLSIANNHVGDFGLKGRTRTTAILDSLNIHYAGLQSHPSSLFEKDSVKYAFCAFAPNENTVSINQTDSAKQLVARLKEQADIVIVSFHGGAEGARFEHVPKKKEIFYGENRADVYAFAHAVIDAGADVVLGHGPHVTRAVEVYKNKFIAYSLGNFCTYGMFSLKGPNGMAPLLQLKINANGDFLYADIVSVKQDKINRLTLDPAQGAFKKIRFLTNTDFPDHSLLFSGSGHIGLKKN; encoded by the coding sequence ATGAAATTTCAAGTCATACCCCTGCTACTGCTAACCGCTACCATCGCCCTGCTCAGCTTAAGCTGCGCAAGCAATACCACAAGTGCTCCGCTTCATCAGGTTGCTATTGACACCCCTTTGATCCCGAAGAAAGATACCATATCAATTGTTGCTGTTGGCGATATCATGATTGGATCTGCATATCCCGATAAATCCGGATTACCCCCTGATGATGCAAAAACCAGCTTTAAAGCTGTAGACAGCCTGTTGCAAGGTGATATCATTTTTGGCAATCTGGAGGGCTGCCTGCTTGACAATGGTAAATCCACCAAATGCAAAGATCCGAACAGCAACAGCTGTTTTGCCTTCAGAATGCCAGAACGCTATGCTGGCATCATTAAAAATGCAGGATTTAACCTTTTAAGCATAGCAAACAACCATGTTGGGGATTTTGGTCTAAAGGGCAGGACACGTACCACTGCAATTTTAGATTCGCTGAACATCCATTATGCCGGCCTTCAGTCCCATCCTTCAAGCCTGTTTGAAAAAGACAGTGTAAAATATGCTTTTTGTGCCTTTGCGCCAAATGAAAACACAGTCTCTATTAACCAAACCGATAGCGCCAAACAATTGGTTGCCAGGTTAAAAGAGCAGGCTGATATTGTTATTGTTTCCTTTCATGGTGGCGCAGAGGGAGCCAGATTTGAACATGTACCCAAAAAAAAGGAGATATTTTATGGCGAGAACAGGGCTGACGTTTATGCTTTTGCACACGCTGTAATCGATGCCGGTGCAGATGTGGTGTTGGGCCATGGGCCTCATGTAACCCGTGCCGTTGAAGTTTACAAGAACAAATTTATTGCCTATAGCTTAGGCAACTTTTGTACTTATGGTATGTTTAGCCTTAAAGGGCCCAATGGCATGGCGCCGCTGTTACAACTTAAAATAAATGCGAATGGTGATTTTCTGTATGCAGATATTGTTTCGGTAAAACAGGACAAAATAAACCGTTTAACATTAGACCCTGCTCAGGGTGCTTTCAAAAAGATCAGATTCTTAACAAATACCGACTTTCCTGATCACAGTTTACTTTTTTCCGGATCAGGACATATCGGATTGAAGAAAAACTAG
- the fumC gene encoding class II fumarate hydratase has protein sequence MNFRTEHDTMGEVQVPADKYWGAQTERSRNNFKIGPEASMPKEIIHAFGYLKKAAALANTELAVLTSDKADLIARACDEVIAGSLDDQFPLVIWQTGSGTQSNMNANEVIAYRAHVLNGGSLADEKKVLHPNDDVNKSQSSNDTYPTAMHIAAYKQAVEVTLPGLEKLHQTLVAKSEEFAHIVKTGRTHFMDATPLTLGQEFSGYAQQVSNGIRAVKNALVMITELALGGTAVGTGLNTPKGYDVLVAKKIAELTGLPFVTAPNKFEALAAHDAMVELSGAYKRVAVSLMKVANDVRMLSSGPRSGIGEIIIPDNEPGSSIMPGKVNPTQPEALTMVCAQVIGNDVAVSIGGATGHFELNVFKPVIAANVLQSGRLIGDACVSFNDHCAAGIQPNLPEIKKHLQNSLMLVTALNPHVGYENAAKIAKKAHKENKTLRDAAVELGLLTGEQFDAWVRPEDMVGSLK, from the coding sequence ATGAATTTTAGAACCGAACACGATACGATGGGTGAAGTGCAGGTGCCTGCTGATAAATATTGGGGTGCTCAAACTGAACGTTCAAGAAATAACTTTAAGATTGGTCCGGAGGCCTCCATGCCTAAAGAGATCATCCATGCCTTTGGATATTTGAAAAAAGCGGCTGCATTGGCCAATACTGAACTGGCGGTTTTGACATCAGATAAGGCAGATTTAATTGCCAGGGCCTGTGATGAAGTCATTGCAGGAAGTTTGGATGATCAGTTCCCATTGGTGATCTGGCAAACGGGTTCAGGTACACAAAGTAACATGAATGCCAATGAGGTGATTGCTTACCGGGCGCATGTGCTAAATGGTGGATCACTGGCTGACGAGAAGAAAGTGCTGCACCCCAATGATGATGTGAATAAATCTCAATCTTCCAATGATACTTATCCAACAGCGATGCACATTGCAGCGTATAAGCAAGCTGTGGAAGTTACCCTTCCGGGACTGGAGAAGTTGCACCAAACACTTGTTGCAAAGTCTGAAGAATTTGCCCATATAGTTAAAACCGGCCGTACCCATTTTATGGATGCAACGCCGTTAACACTGGGACAGGAGTTTTCTGGTTATGCCCAGCAGGTAAGCAATGGTATCAGGGCGGTTAAAAATGCCTTGGTTATGATTACTGAACTGGCTTTAGGCGGTACTGCAGTTGGTACAGGTTTAAATACACCTAAAGGCTACGATGTTTTGGTGGCTAAAAAAATAGCTGAACTGACAGGTTTGCCATTTGTGACTGCGCCCAACAAATTTGAGGCTTTAGCTGCACATGATGCGATGGTGGAGCTTTCGGGTGCTTACAAACGTGTTGCAGTTTCTTTGATGAAAGTGGCGAATGATGTCAGGATGCTGAGCTCTGGCCCGCGTTCTGGAATAGGGGAAATCATTATTCCTGATAATGAGCCCGGATCGTCTATTATGCCAGGGAAAGTTAATCCTACACAGCCGGAAGCCCTCACTATGGTTTGTGCACAGGTTATTGGAAATGATGTTGCGGTAAGTATTGGTGGGGCTACCGGTCATTTTGAACTGAATGTTTTTAAACCGGTAATTGCAGCTAATGTTTTACAATCGGGGCGCCTGATTGGTGACGCCTGCGTTTCGTTTAATGACCATTGTGCCGCGGGGATTCAGCCAAATCTGCCTGAAATTAAAAAACACCTGCAAAACTCTTTGATGCTGGTTACGGCCCTAAACCCTCATGTAGGATATGAAAATGCTGCAAAAATTGCAAAGAAAGCACATAAAGAAAATAAAACTTTAAGGGATGCCGCCGTAGAGCTGGGGCTGTTGACAGGTGAACAATTTGATGCCTGGGTTCGTCCGGAAGATATGGTAGGCAGTTTAAAATAA
- a CDS encoding SPFH domain-containing protein, which translates to MAYSFYIFLFVAVVILLSSFVTVKQGTIAVITIFGKYRRLLSPGLSLKIPLIEAIHSRISIQNRSVELSFQAVTQDQANVYFKAMLLYSVINHDEETIKNVAFKFVDSTNLMQALIRTIEGSIRAYVATQKQANVLAQRNEIVEHVKHQIDQVLETWGYHLQDLQLNDITFDEEIMRSMSRVVASNNLKAAAENEGQALLITKTKGAEADGNAIKIAAAAEREAAQLRGQGIALFRAEVAHGMTKAAQEMEEANLDISVILFTMWTESIKQFAENSEGNVIFLDGSTEGMNRTMKEMMAMQMQKETQNKSGK; encoded by the coding sequence ATGGCTTATTCATTTTACATTTTTCTTTTCGTCGCAGTGGTTATCCTGCTCAGTTCTTTTGTTACGGTTAAACAGGGAACAATTGCAGTAATTACAATTTTTGGCAAATACAGGAGATTACTTAGTCCGGGCCTTAGTTTAAAAATTCCATTAATAGAAGCTATCCATTCCCGCATATCTATACAAAACAGGTCGGTCGAATTGTCCTTTCAGGCGGTTACACAGGACCAGGCCAATGTATATTTTAAGGCCATGCTGCTCTATTCTGTTATCAATCACGATGAAGAGACCATTAAAAACGTGGCCTTTAAATTCGTCGATTCAACCAATCTAATGCAGGCACTCATCCGCACCATAGAAGGTTCGATCAGGGCTTATGTAGCTACACAAAAGCAAGCCAATGTACTGGCGCAACGCAATGAGATTGTAGAACACGTGAAGCATCAGATTGATCAGGTACTGGAAACCTGGGGCTATCACCTGCAAGACCTGCAACTGAACGACATTACCTTCGACGAAGAGATCATGCGCTCTATGAGCCGGGTGGTTGCTTCTAATAATTTAAAAGCCGCCGCAGAGAATGAAGGGCAGGCTTTGCTGATCACCAAAACAAAAGGTGCAGAAGCAGACGGAAACGCCATTAAAATTGCTGCTGCCGCTGAACGTGAAGCCGCACAGTTACGTGGACAGGGTATTGCCTTATTCAGGGCCGAAGTTGCACATGGCATGACAAAAGCTGCGCAGGAAATGGAAGAGGCAAATCTTGATATTTCTGTAATCCTGTTTACCATGTGGACAGAATCCATTAAACAATTTGCAGAGAACAGTGAAGGCAACGTCATCTTCCTTGATGGCTCTACAGAAGGCATGAACCGTACTATGAAAGAAATGATGGCTATGCAGATGCAAAAAGAGACCCAAAACAAGTCAGGCAAATAA
- a CDS encoding carboxy terminal-processing peptidase, translated as MDFKIVKEMLKKILLVTFTAAVLACHAAPKPQPMVQGVNNILPDEKQALVCKEIVGLIENYNYKKIKVNDSISSLVLDKYIKALDPYKYYFLAADIKEFEKFRYTLDDDFRNGELSAPFYIFNVYLKRYNEFINYAFTQIKAKQNFNSTETYVYDREKMPWTTSKATLDDLWRKRVKYELVNLKIAGTPEDKNVETLTKRYEALKSQASKLNNQDVFQTIMDAFTETIDPHTNYFNPANAQQFNEDMARSFEGIGARLQLENEILKIAEVIPGGPAFKSKLLSAGDRIIGVAQGSGEFEDIIGWRIENSVSKIKGPKGTKVRLKIIPVGMEMSSKPVIIELVREKIVMEDQSAKKKVQTIESNGRPYKIGIITVPAFYADFKAANAGDPNYKSTTRDVKLLIDTLKNKDKVDAIVMDLRANGGGSLVEAIDLTGLFIDKGPVVQVKDLRNNIEVNEDTNPGVAWSGPFGVMVDRLSASASEIFAGAIQDYGRGIIMGTQTYGKGTVQSSIDMNKLVNPSMLQRLAALVGKNAGLTGTNKEGVQLGQINLTMAKFYRVTGSSTQHKGVMPDIEFPSIYPMDKIGEDTEPSALPWDEVKRSNFTTVANLAPVKPELIAWHKARMAKSLDYKIMEQDIADAKKREGEVSVSLNEVKLKAERDSLEAKNLAKLNSLRASRGLAPMKKGEKIKKEDNFDFILDESLRIMTDFMQVTDPASKGLVKNQGALN; from the coding sequence ATGGATTTTAAAATAGTAAAAGAGATGTTGAAAAAGATATTACTGGTAACGTTTACTGCCGCTGTTCTTGCATGTCATGCTGCACCTAAACCTCAGCCAATGGTTCAGGGGGTAAACAATATCCTGCCTGATGAAAAGCAGGCTTTGGTTTGTAAAGAAATAGTGGGGTTGATTGAGAACTACAATTACAAAAAGATCAAGGTGAACGATTCTATCTCTTCGCTTGTTTTAGACAAATACATTAAGGCACTGGATCCTTATAAATATTATTTCCTGGCAGCTGATATTAAGGAATTTGAAAAATTCAGGTATACACTTGACGACGATTTTCGGAATGGGGAATTAAGTGCGCCATTTTATATTTTTAATGTTTATTTAAAACGCTATAATGAATTTATAAATTATGCATTTACCCAGATCAAGGCAAAGCAAAATTTTAATTCGACTGAGACCTATGTATATGACCGTGAGAAAATGCCGTGGACCACTTCTAAGGCAACGCTCGATGATCTATGGAGGAAACGTGTAAAATATGAACTGGTAAACCTCAAAATTGCCGGAACACCTGAGGACAAAAATGTAGAAACCTTAACAAAACGTTACGAGGCACTTAAATCGCAGGCATCCAAACTAAATAATCAGGACGTTTTTCAAACCATTATGGATGCGTTTACGGAGACCATTGATCCGCATACCAACTATTTTAACCCGGCAAATGCACAACAGTTTAATGAAGATATGGCCCGTTCTTTTGAGGGTATCGGGGCAAGGCTGCAACTGGAAAATGAGATACTTAAGATTGCCGAGGTTATTCCTGGCGGCCCGGCGTTTAAAAGCAAATTGCTAAGTGCTGGCGATAGGATCATCGGTGTTGCGCAAGGTTCTGGTGAATTTGAAGATATCATTGGCTGGAGAATAGAAAACTCGGTTTCTAAAATTAAAGGACCTAAAGGCACCAAGGTCCGTTTAAAGATTATTCCGGTAGGTATGGAAATGTCGTCCAAGCCAGTAATCATAGAGCTGGTGAGAGAGAAGATCGTAATGGAAGATCAGTCGGCCAAAAAGAAAGTCCAAACCATCGAATCAAATGGCAGGCCATATAAAATAGGTATCATTACTGTACCTGCTTTCTATGCTGATTTTAAAGCTGCAAATGCAGGCGATCCTAATTATAAAAGTACCACACGGGATGTAAAACTGCTGATCGATACTTTAAAGAATAAAGATAAGGTAGATGCCATTGTAATGGACCTTCGGGCAAATGGTGGTGGCTCTTTGGTAGAAGCTATAGACCTTACCGGTCTGTTTATTGACAAAGGCCCGGTGGTACAGGTAAAAGATCTGAGGAACAATATAGAAGTTAATGAGGATACTAACCCTGGCGTGGCCTGGAGCGGGCCTTTTGGTGTAATGGTTGACCGTTTAAGCGCTTCAGCATCAGAAATTTTTGCCGGGGCCATTCAGGATTACGGAAGAGGGATCATCATGGGGACCCAAACTTATGGTAAAGGTACCGTACAGTCGTCGATAGACATGAATAAGCTGGTGAACCCTTCCATGTTGCAAAGACTTGCAGCCCTTGTAGGCAAGAATGCCGGGCTCACAGGAACAAATAAGGAAGGTGTTCAGCTGGGACAGATCAATCTTACCATGGCTAAATTTTACCGTGTAACGGGAAGCAGCACCCAGCATAAAGGCGTGATGCCGGATATTGAGTTCCCATCTATCTATCCGATGGATAAAATTGGTGAAGATACAGAACCTTCGGCCTTACCATGGGATGAGGTCAAACGGTCTAACTTTACAACGGTTGCGAACTTGGCACCAGTTAAACCGGAACTTATTGCATGGCATAAAGCACGGATGGCAAAGTCGCTCGACTATAAAATAATGGAACAGGATATCGCGGATGCCAAAAAACGCGAGGGGGAAGTTTCGGTTTCTTTAAATGAAGTGAAACTGAAGGCAGAAAGAGATAGTCTGGAAGCAAAAAATTTGGCCAAGCTAAATTCCTTAAGGGCTTCAAGAGGATTGGCGCCAATGAAAAAGGGCGAGAAAATCAAGAAAGAGGATAATTTCGATTTTATACTGGATGAAAGCTTAAGGATAATGACCGATTTTATGCAGGTTACTGATCCGGCAAGTAAAGGATTGGTAAAGAATCAGGGTGCTTTAAATTAG
- a CDS encoding DUF1543 domain-containing protein: protein MEPKLFMVLLGCKPEGRHTEQHDVFFGIGHSLAELKQDMIGFWPEAKAKLHIDAWREVTAVAGHQLKIVPANKQNDQHAAKLFFINLGGYKKGEFDELHYKMLIVADDLAGATRTAKDTAFYKHTGFEGAVSHIDDKYGVDVDDVFEIADVLPVSVKHKFSVQIMPFSAAVEDGMQLGYMPLSKV from the coding sequence ATGGAACCTAAGCTTTTTATGGTTTTGCTGGGCTGTAAACCAGAGGGAAGGCATACGGAACAACACGATGTGTTTTTTGGAATAGGTCATTCTCTTGCAGAATTAAAACAGGATATGATCGGTTTTTGGCCGGAAGCCAAGGCTAAGCTACATATTGATGCCTGGAGGGAAGTAACTGCAGTTGCTGGCCACCAGCTAAAAATAGTGCCTGCAAACAAGCAAAATGACCAGCATGCGGCTAAACTTTTTTTCATCAACCTGGGTGGATACAAAAAAGGGGAATTTGATGAGCTGCATTATAAGATGCTGATCGTGGCGGATGACCTTGCCGGCGCTACCAGGACAGCGAAAGATACTGCTTTTTATAAGCATACTGGTTTTGAAGGGGCAGTTTCCCATATTGATGATAAATACGGCGTCGATGTTGATGATGTTTTTGAAATTGCGGATGTGCTTCCGGTAAGTGTTAAACATAAATTCAGTGTGCAGATTATGCCTTTTTCTGCCGCAGTAGAAGACGGGATGCAGCTCGGTTATATGCCCTTAAGTAAGGTTTAA